A window of Chitinophagales bacterium contains these coding sequences:
- a CDS encoding trypsin-like peptidase domain-containing protein, with protein sequence MSHSVERYVIKHLSGSKLNQVEEFDFSKNELSIGRSAGSDIQYDPEREVVVSREHGKITKISSEPPKFAITDNNSRNGIFVNKNRVKGTIELQPGDEVQLGNNGPVFSFDIYPRPQDMMAATRVVEIPTSIKATTISEVTQAASAAASEPVKTGLGKQTVERMLVAERKKSFNTMAFVIGGLVLVLGALGFAFRDKIFGKSETVINNIVADTTNKNKKTPDVINRENDAKVVQIEFGWQLRDTRTGDELWHEYVPVKDAAGNIRFVALYIQNAQGAIEPYINVKRNVADGIPVGMTGASGSGFVVSEDGYIMTNRHVGAGWHTRWDFANYAFPGLLISVNASGKEVIDYNSSVMPEQVYGWVPANTTMVGGETVMPGVIQGENTYLHVIFSGSSERRLARLAQPSDEHDVALVKVDIPTPLQKVKMVDKTSSIVPGQSVTVMGYPGVAPQQVAVRNSKDPFNPEMKAATIPTPTVTPGSIGRIIPASSMKDMRFSGFGDSYQLTVTATGPGNSGGPLFDDEGNVIGIYYASNTDGAGTRITFAVPIKYGLQLMGVKKS encoded by the coding sequence ATGAGCCACTCAGTAGAACGCTACGTCATCAAACACCTCTCGGGCAGCAAGCTCAATCAGGTGGAAGAATTTGACTTTAGCAAAAATGAACTCTCCATTGGCCGGTCTGCCGGCAGCGATATCCAATACGACCCCGAAAGGGAAGTAGTGGTAAGCCGCGAACATGGCAAGATCACCAAGATCAGTTCCGAGCCCCCCAAATTCGCCATCACAGACAACAACAGCCGCAACGGCATTTTTGTAAACAAGAACCGCGTCAAGGGCACCATTGAACTCCAGCCCGGTGATGAGGTTCAATTGGGAAACAACGGTCCTGTTTTCTCCTTTGATATCTATCCACGTCCCCAGGATATGATGGCGGCCACCCGCGTAGTGGAAATCCCTACCAGCATCAAGGCTACCACCATCTCTGAGGTGACCCAGGCCGCTTCTGCTGCAGCTTCCGAACCTGTAAAAACAGGTTTAGGTAAACAGACTGTAGAGCGTATGCTGGTGGCAGAAAGAAAGAAATCCTTCAATACCATGGCCTTTGTGATCGGTGGCCTTGTGCTTGTATTGGGCGCATTAGGTTTTGCTTTCCGGGATAAGATCTTTGGCAAAAGCGAAACGGTGATCAATAATATCGTCGCCGATACAACGAATAAAAATAAAAAGACGCCGGATGTGATCAACCGCGAAAATGACGCCAAAGTTGTTCAGATCGAATTTGGCTGGCAGCTTCGCGATACCCGCACGGGTGATGAACTGTGGCATGAATATGTTCCGGTAAAAGATGCAGCTGGTAATATCCGCTTTGTTGCCTTGTATATCCAAAACGCACAAGGCGCTATTGAACCTTATATCAATGTGAAACGCAATGTGGCCGATGGTATACCGGTTGGTATGACAGGCGCCAGTGGCTCTGGTTTTGTAGTATCTGAAGACGGATACATCATGACCAACCGCCATGTGGGTGCAGGCTGGCATACCCGTTGGGATTTTGCCAACTACGCCTTCCCCGGATTGCTGATCTCCGTAAACGCCAGTGGTAAAGAGGTCATTGACTACAATTCTTCTGTTATGCCCGAACAGGTATATGGCTGGGTTCCCGCCAACACAACAATGGTAGGCGGTGAAACAGTAATGCCTGGCGTTATCCAGGGTGAAAACACTTACCTCCATGTGATCTTCTCTGGTAGTTCAGAGCGCCGTTTGGCTCGTCTGGCCCAACCATCTGATGAACATGATGTGGCCCTGGTAAAAGTGGACATCCCCACCCCTCTTCAAAAAGTAAAGATGGTAGACAAAACCTCTTCCATCGTTCCTGGCCAATCAGTAACCGTTATGGGTTATCCTGGTGTGGCTCCACAGCAGGTCGCTGTAAGAAACTCCAAAGACCCCTTCAATCCTGAAATGAAGGCGGCAACTATACCCACCCCAACTGTAACTCCTGGAAGCATTGGCCGGATCATCCCCGCCTCTTCCATGAAGGACATGCGCTTTAGCGGATTTGGTGATTCCTACCAGCTTACCGTTACAGCCACTGGCCCGGGTAACAGCGGCGGACCACTCTTTGATGACGAAGGCAATGTGATCGGTATCTACTACGCCAGCAATACAGATGGCGCCGGTACAAGGATCACGTTTGCCGTACCCATCAAGTATGGTCTGCAGCTTATGGGAGTGAAGAAATCGTGA
- a CDS encoding serine/threonine protein kinase translates to MPPLHTTISGYILQERIGAGGMGEVYRAWHPGLGRKAAIKILHQKDQAERFKQEAYIQSSVDHPHIARLFEYTVSGDTPCIIMEYVEGEPLDQYLRQKGRIPETELLFILEQITSALEYLHAREVLHRDIKPSNFRRLPDGRIKMLDFGIAKYKYSPRLTQQGFVVGTTEYMAPEQFEQQVDLRSDIWSFGVLTYELATGYLPFEATNPISLRSRIGKASFTNPKLLVPGLDERIISLIDKCIRVNPAQRPTAAQVQGILKGTNRVLPKLSTLKERIPQWSPLVWVGLLILVVVITISLIPAKKEIIRNGPGGLNPADVGKPIQPNIRSITINVPGVEKATLVFPDGSRQAAPYTINGKDGESVKFRIEADGYEHKEVAFDLGMGPRTYDFVLDKLNRE, encoded by the coding sequence ATGCCCCCCCTCCACACCACCATATCCGGCTACATTCTCCAGGAGCGCATCGGCGCAGGCGGTATGGGAGAAGTGTATCGGGCCTGGCATCCAGGTCTGGGAAGAAAGGCAGCGATCAAGATACTCCATCAAAAAGATCAGGCGGAGCGATTCAAACAGGAAGCCTATATCCAATCATCTGTTGATCATCCGCATATCGCAAGGCTCTTTGAATACACTGTATCGGGAGATACACCCTGCATCATCATGGAATATGTAGAGGGAGAACCTTTGGATCAATACCTCCGCCAGAAAGGAAGGATTCCGGAAACGGAACTCCTTTTTATCCTGGAACAGATCACCAGCGCATTGGAATATCTCCATGCACGAGAGGTATTGCACCGGGATATAAAACCTTCCAACTTTCGTCGGCTTCCGGATGGCCGGATCAAGATGCTTGATTTTGGTATTGCCAAATACAAGTATTCTCCCCGGCTTACGCAACAGGGATTTGTGGTTGGCACCACCGAGTATATGGCACCCGAACAATTTGAACAACAGGTAGACCTGCGTTCAGATATCTGGAGCTTTGGGGTTTTGACCTACGAATTGGCCACTGGTTATCTTCCCTTTGAAGCCACCAATCCCATAAGCCTCCGGTCAAGGATCGGGAAAGCCAGTTTTACCAATCCAAAACTGCTGGTTCCGGGGCTCGATGAACGTATCATTTCCCTGATCGATAAATGTATCCGCGTCAACCCGGCACAACGCCCTACCGCCGCTCAGGTGCAAGGGATCCTGAAAGGAACCAACCGGGTGCTACCCAAACTCAGCACACTTAAGGAGCGAATTCCGCAATGGTCGCCTTTGGTCTGGGTGGGGCTATTGATCCTCGTAGTAGTGATTACGATCTCCCTCATTCCCGCAAAGAAAGAGATAATCCGGAACGGGCCGGGAGGACTTAATCCGGCAGATGTGGGCAAACCGATACAACCGAACATCCGCAGTATAACCATCAATGTACCAGGCGTGGAAAAAGCCACACTTGTATTTCCCGATGGCAGTCGTCAGGCAGCCCCTTACACGATCAATGGCAAAGATGGAGAGTCGGTAAAATTTCGAATCGAGGCCGATGGATATGAACACAAAGAAGTGGCCTTTGATCTGGGAATGGGACCCCGTACATATGATTTTGTCTTGGATAAACTAAACAGGGAATAA
- a CDS encoding Stp1/IreP family PP2C-type Ser/Thr phosphatase has translation MFWKNLFKRKEKSALPTHRTEIIDSGHIKVVVRTDLGNIRLNNEDLGLFYRIADEQVIREKGYLLLVADGMGGHQAGEVASRMASEIISQEYFKSEKNGGIEKSLRRAFLSANQQIFQSASKNKEQHGMGTTCTALVVTEQAIHFGHVGDSRAYLWKKNAIHRITEDHTYVQELVRSGEITREEAETHPKRNILTNAMGTKPDVKVDTGKFHLPFETGDRLLLCSDGLYDYLVDSEIAQWLSGNTITEAAEQMIQEAKNRGGHDNITIVLAEKTSGETDSPAKETRDFDLPVTKELDLP, from the coding sequence ATGTTTTGGAAAAATTTATTTAAACGCAAAGAAAAATCGGCACTGCCTACTCACCGCACCGAGATCATTGACTCCGGTCATATCAAAGTGGTGGTACGTACCGATCTGGGAAATATTCGGCTCAATAACGAAGATCTGGGTCTGTTTTACCGTATCGCTGATGAACAAGTGATCCGGGAAAAGGGCTATCTCTTATTGGTTGCAGATGGAATGGGTGGTCACCAGGCCGGTGAGGTTGCCAGCCGCATGGCTTCTGAAATCATCAGCCAGGAATATTTCAAATCGGAGAAGAACGGAGGGATTGAGAAGAGCCTGCGACGCGCTTTTCTTTCCGCCAATCAGCAAATATTCCAATCTGCTTCTAAAAACAAGGAGCAGCATGGCATGGGTACTACCTGTACCGCTTTGGTGGTAACAGAGCAAGCCATTCATTTTGGCCATGTTGGCGATAGCCGCGCCTATTTATGGAAAAAGAATGCCATCCACCGTATCACCGAAGACCATACCTATGTTCAGGAGTTGGTACGAAGTGGGGAGATCACTCGCGAGGAAGCTGAAACCCATCCCAAGCGAAATATCCTGACCAATGCCATGGGAACAAAACCCGATGTTAAAGTGGATACGGGAAAATTCCACCTGCCCTTCGAAACAGGCGATCGTCTGCTGCTTTGCTCCGATGGGTTGTATGACTATCTGGTGGATTCAGAGATCGCCCAATGGCTTTCGGGAAATACCATCACCGAAGCGGCAGAACAAATGATCCAGGAAGCAAAAAACAGAGGAGGACATGACAATATCACCATTGTGCTGGCAGAAAAAACATCCGGTGAAACAGATTCACCGGCCAAAGAGACCCGTGACTTTGACCTGCCGGTTACCAAAGAACTTGATTTACCATGA
- a CDS encoding protein kinase, whose translation MIGQHIQNYQVTAHLGEGGMGTVYKATDTVLGREVALKMLHTPLINQSQFLERFRKEARILAQLLHPNITAIYNFIEQNNSHYMVMEFVEGKNLDSLLRQHRVLSYQTIVPVFIQALEGLHHAHKKGIFHRDIKPSNLILTPDGTVKVMDFGIARMAGEQRMTQVNRVVGTVEFMAPELIQGKDPSVASDIYATAVTMYELLTGKLPFESTTDFNLMQEILQKKPPAPDKLNAAIPKSLSQILLKAMEKKPESRYPDARAFQQALINAFPQLREIDMQALAPTTPMTQVISTTGNHPLATQVDTLRTSDNALPVISRLQQKWEGLNKKHVGIAAAVLALLIVGASLLFGGKKDQISENTLSPTDSTGQTNPVTQSSSSTNENGGGGGSLPVNRPVTTNTPPSERFQPIDEPKKGNEGNQKPKEDKKPVIPNEKPKEDPIEIKPIVVTPKEEPKPDPVPVNPPEKKATRTISLVNRTEVSLYLRENINGNSAFAGQSLSFTVTRPVYYNGEVIVEKGASASGRITKAGNKKLSIVISSVTAANGQRIPLQETELSGRIEEILASRNYSAYIKKGITITL comes from the coding sequence ATGATCGGACAACACATACAGAACTACCAGGTGACTGCCCATTTGGGCGAGGGAGGCATGGGTACTGTTTACAAAGCCACCGATACGGTTTTGGGGCGGGAGGTAGCACTCAAAATGCTGCACACCCCGCTGATCAACCAATCGCAATTTCTGGAACGTTTTCGGAAAGAAGCACGTATCCTGGCCCAGTTGCTCCACCCCAATATCACCGCCATTTACAATTTCATCGAGCAGAACAACAGCCATTACATGGTGATGGAATTTGTGGAAGGGAAGAACCTCGACAGTCTGCTGCGCCAGCACCGTGTACTCTCCTATCAAACCATCGTGCCCGTTTTTATCCAGGCCCTGGAAGGATTGCATCATGCACATAAGAAAGGCATCTTCCACCGTGACATCAAACCCTCCAATCTCATCCTTACCCCCGATGGCACGGTCAAGGTCATGGACTTTGGCATTGCCCGCATGGCCGGGGAGCAACGGATGACCCAGGTAAACCGGGTCGTGGGTACCGTGGAATTCATGGCGCCGGAGTTGATACAAGGAAAAGATCCTTCTGTTGCCTCGGATATCTATGCTACGGCTGTAACCATGTATGAATTACTTACCGGCAAACTCCCTTTTGAGAGCACAACGGATTTCAATCTCATGCAGGAGATATTACAGAAAAAACCACCCGCTCCGGATAAACTCAATGCGGCAATTCCAAAAAGCCTGAGCCAGATTCTGCTCAAAGCCATGGAAAAGAAACCTGAATCGAGATATCCTGATGCCCGTGCTTTTCAGCAAGCCCTGATCAATGCCTTTCCCCAATTAAGGGAGATCGATATGCAGGCATTGGCGCCTACCACACCTATGACCCAGGTGATCTCCACCACCGGCAACCATCCTCTGGCTACGCAAGTGGACACCCTGCGTACCAGTGACAATGCGCTTCCGGTTATTTCCCGGCTTCAACAAAAATGGGAAGGGCTTAATAAAAAACATGTGGGTATTGCAGCCGCTGTACTGGCCTTGCTGATCGTTGGCGCCAGTCTTCTTTTTGGTGGAAAAAAAGATCAGATTTCAGAAAACACCTTATCCCCTACCGATAGCACAGGACAAACAAATCCTGTCACCCAATCCTCTTCCTCTACCAATGAAAATGGTGGTGGAGGTGGCTCATTACCTGTCAACCGACCTGTGACCACCAATACACCTCCATCCGAAAGGTTTCAACCGATAGATGAACCCAAAAAAGGAAATGAGGGAAACCAAAAACCAAAAGAAGATAAGAAACCTGTTATTCCCAATGAAAAGCCCAAGGAAGACCCGATAGAGATCAAACCCATTGTCGTTACTCCCAAAGAAGAACCGAAGCCTGATCCCGTTCCGGTCAATCCACCAGAGAAAAAAGCTACACGAACTATCTCGTTGGTCAACCGGACAGAAGTCAGTCTATACCTGCGTGAAAACATCAATGGCAACTCAGCCTTTGCAGGTCAATCACTCAGCTTTACCGTTACGCGTCCCGTGTATTATAACGGAGAGGTCATTGTAGAAAAAGGGGCTTCTGCCAGTGGGCGGATCACCAAGGCCGGCAATAAAAAACTGTCAATCGTCATCAGTTCCGTCACCGCTGCCAATGGTCAACGGATTCCCTTACAGGAAACAGAACTCAGCGGACGGATCGAAGAGATCCTGGCCAGTCGAAACTATTCAGCTTATATAAAAAAAGGAATTACCATCACTCTCTAA
- a CDS encoding outer membrane beta-barrel protein, protein MKKILLAIFLFSSLAMTAQVKQRSTTKGFSAAIQGHTLGWTSTYFQYLDENSPSGYGGGLRLGYGVTDMIEPYLAIDFTTMGTSNIDAQSFKMRHLDIGVRLNFVGNVHPVRPFVEAGFTSLKGTLKQVVSGSGYVDADFYGGKPHLGGGVSWFPSVPINIFAKGIFTVGKKSNLDIDGIKSPDKPDVTTFRISVGVGFNISELVANK, encoded by the coding sequence ATGAAAAAGATCCTTCTCGCCATCTTTTTATTCAGTTCCCTGGCCATGACTGCCCAGGTAAAACAAAGATCGACCACCAAGGGGTTTAGTGCCGCCATTCAGGGACATACACTGGGTTGGACCTCTACCTACTTCCAATACCTCGACGAAAATTCACCCAGTGGTTATGGCGGTGGCCTTCGCCTGGGTTATGGTGTTACCGATATGATCGAACCTTATCTGGCCATTGATTTTACCACAATGGGCACATCCAACATCGATGCGCAGTCCTTTAAGATGCGTCATCTCGACATTGGCGTTCGACTCAATTTTGTCGGAAATGTACACCCGGTACGTCCATTCGTAGAAGCTGGATTTACATCGCTTAAAGGAACACTGAAACAAGTTGTAAGTGGTTCCGGATATGTGGATGCCGACTTCTATGGCGGCAAACCTCATCTCGGTGGTGGTGTAAGCTGGTTCCCCAGTGTGCCCATCAACATTTTTGCCAAAGGGATTTTTACCGTAGGTAAAAAATCAAACCTGGACATCGATGGCATCAAAAGCCCTGACAAACCCGATGTAACGACTTTCCGGATCTCGGTTGGTGTGGGATTCAATATCTCCGAACTCGTAGCGAATAAATAA
- a CDS encoding elongation factor Ts, producing MSTVTISAQDINKLRQATGAGMMDCRKALTETNGDFEAAIDWLRKQGQKVAAKRSDREAKEGVVIAQTTADHKTGIVVCVSCETDFVSKNADFVAFAQTIADAAIAANVKTLEELLSTKAGSATVADLVNDKLASIGEKIGVTRLERIDAEYVASYIHGAYRIGVLVGMNKEAAEAGKDVAMQIAALNPVAVDAASVPADVIAREKDIIVDLMKQDPKMAGKPDDMIAKIADGKMNAFFKEQTLEAQAFVKDGSKSVADYLKEAGNVKVTGFKRVALG from the coding sequence ATGTCAACAGTAACAATAAGTGCCCAGGATATAAACAAACTCCGTCAGGCAACAGGTGCCGGTATGATGGATTGCCGTAAAGCCCTCACCGAAACCAATGGTGATTTTGAAGCAGCGATCGACTGGCTGCGCAAACAAGGACAGAAAGTGGCTGCCAAACGCAGCGACCGTGAAGCAAAAGAAGGTGTAGTAATCGCGCAGACTACCGCTGACCATAAAACAGGTATCGTGGTATGCGTAAGCTGCGAAACAGACTTCGTAAGTAAGAATGCTGATTTTGTGGCCTTTGCTCAAACCATTGCCGATGCGGCCATTGCTGCCAACGTGAAGACCCTGGAAGAATTGCTGAGCACCAAAGCCGGTTCCGCTACCGTGGCCGATCTGGTAAACGATAAATTAGCTTCTATCGGCGAAAAGATCGGGGTTACCCGTCTGGAGCGCATCGATGCAGAATATGTAGCCTCCTATATTCATGGTGCTTACCGCATCGGGGTATTGGTGGGAATGAACAAAGAAGCCGCCGAAGCCGGTAAAGATGTAGCGATGCAGATCGCTGCCCTGAACCCAGTGGCCGTTGATGCCGCCAGTGTTCCTGCCGATGTGATCGCCCGCGAAAAAGACATCATCGTTGACCTGATGAAACAGGATCCCAAAATGGCTGGAAAGCCGGATGATATGATCGCTAAGATCGCCGACGGAAAAATGAACGCCTTCTTCAAAGAACAAACCCTGGAAGCCCAGGCGTTTGTAAAAGATGGCAGCAAATCCGTAGCCGATTACCTCAAAGAAGCTGGAAATGTGAAAGTGACCGGGTTTAAGCGGGTAGCGCTGGGATAA
- the rpsB gene encoding 30S ribosomal protein S2: MENNTSLQQQLLEAGVHFGHLKKKWNPKMLPYIFAEKKGIHIIDLNKTTECLQESAAALKAIARSGKKILFVGTKKQAKDIVTESARKVNMPFVTERWLGGMLTNFNTVRKSVKKMQSIEKMLGDGSFDSITKKERLTLSRDKDKMEKVLGGIAQLGRVPAALFIVDIGHEHIALSEAKRLNITTLGVVDTNCDPNKVDFPIPANDDATKSIAIIVNYITAAIAEGLAERQAAKDDEGDEVNDDEKEKKAAKLLAEAEAEAGRGGRGRGAGGGQRRRTTGGGGASAGRGPGGGRR; encoded by the coding sequence ATGGAAAATAATACTTCCTTACAACAGCAGCTCCTCGAAGCCGGTGTACACTTTGGTCACCTGAAGAAGAAGTGGAACCCCAAGATGTTGCCTTACATCTTTGCTGAGAAGAAAGGCATCCACATCATTGACCTGAACAAGACCACCGAGTGTTTACAGGAATCTGCCGCCGCCCTCAAAGCGATCGCTCGCAGCGGTAAGAAGATCCTGTTCGTTGGAACTAAGAAACAGGCCAAGGATATCGTGACCGAAAGTGCACGGAAAGTAAACATGCCTTTCGTAACCGAGCGTTGGCTGGGTGGAATGCTGACCAACTTCAACACTGTTCGTAAGAGCGTGAAGAAGATGCAAAGCATTGAAAAAATGCTGGGCGATGGTTCTTTCGACAGCATCACTAAAAAAGAACGCCTGACGCTGAGCCGCGATAAGGATAAAATGGAAAAAGTGCTCGGTGGTATCGCCCAGTTGGGTCGTGTTCCTGCCGCACTCTTTATCGTGGATATCGGTCATGAGCATATTGCCCTCTCTGAAGCCAAGCGTTTGAACATCACCACCTTAGGTGTGGTGGATACAAACTGCGATCCCAATAAAGTAGACTTCCCCATTCCCGCGAATGATGATGCTACCAAATCCATTGCCATCATTGTAAACTATATCACTGCCGCTATCGCTGAAGGTCTTGCCGAAAGACAAGCCGCCAAAGATGATGAGGGTGATGAAGTGAATGATGATGAAAAGGAAAAGAAAGCAGCCAAACTCCTGGCCGAAGCGGAAGCTGAAGCCGGACGTGGTGGCCGTGGTCGTGGCGCAGGTGGTGGCCAACGTCGCCGTACAACCGGCGGTGGTGGTGCTTCTGCTGGTCGTGGACCTGGTGGTGGAAGACGTTAA
- the rpsI gene encoding 30S ribosomal protein S9 yields the protein MEKQKNGIGRRKEAVTRIFLSKGTGAITVNDKDYKVYFPLVYLQNQVEAPLRTVDATDKFDIKINAAGGGLKGQAEAAKLGIARALVEVNSELRPALKAAGLLKRDPRSVERKKFGKKKARRSYQFSKR from the coding sequence ATGGAAAAACAGAAAAACGGAATTGGTCGTCGTAAAGAAGCCGTGACCCGTATCTTCCTATCCAAGGGAACCGGTGCCATCACAGTGAACGACAAAGACTATAAAGTTTATTTTCCGCTGGTGTACCTGCAGAACCAGGTGGAAGCTCCTCTGCGCACCGTGGATGCTACCGACAAATTTGACATTAAGATCAACGCCGCTGGTGGTGGTCTGAAAGGTCAGGCTGAAGCTGCCAAGCTGGGTATTGCCCGCGCCCTGGTAGAAGTAAATTCCGAACTGCGTCCTGCTTTAAAAGCAGCCGGTCTCCTCAAACGTGACCCACGCTCAGTAGAACGGAAGAAATTTGGTAAGAAGAAAGCCAGAAGAAGCTACCAGTTCAGCAAACGTTAA
- the rplM gene encoding 50S ribosomal protein L13 — protein sequence MSKLHFTTKHANAATIQRNWYVVDGTNQTVGRMCSKIAAVLRGKHKASYTPHVDTGDYVVVINADKVKFTGNKLEEKIYINFSGYPGGKKEETAASLLKRRPDALIERAVKGMLPKNRLGRKMVKKMFVYAGAEHPHTAQQPKELKF from the coding sequence ATGAGCAAACTACATTTCACCACCAAGCATGCAAATGCGGCTACCATTCAACGTAACTGGTACGTTGTGGATGGTACCAATCAAACCGTAGGACGCATGTGCTCGAAGATCGCAGCCGTTCTGCGCGGAAAGCACAAAGCCTCCTATACTCCTCACGTTGATACTGGCGACTATGTCGTAGTGATCAATGCAGACAAAGTAAAATTCACAGGAAACAAACTGGAAGAAAAGATCTACATCAACTTCTCGGGATATCCGGGTGGTAAGAAGGAAGAGACAGCTGCCAGCCTGTTGAAACGTCGTCCGGACGCCCTGATCGAGCGCGCTGTTAAAGGCATGCTCCCCAAGAACCGGCTGGGACGTAAGATGGTCAAAAAAATGTTTGTGTATGCCGGTGCCGAGCATCCTCATACCGCACAGCAACCTAAAGAACTTAAATTCTAA
- a CDS encoding hydrolase, translating into MTTHLLHRTQFGDPKNTGNLMSIEEAHTLLHEWVPNERLRLHMYQVAAIMKAWAIEKEGADEKTALKWELAGLLHDADWEKFPDDHCRIIIEELERRNQDPDLIHCIASHGPSYFGVEPENKMDKMIYMFDELSGLIHAYSLMRPGGYEGMDVKGVKKRLKEKSFAANVNRDDINDAASRIDTPLDDIINFIIPVQSTVK; encoded by the coding sequence ATGACCACCCACTTATTACATCGCACCCAGTTTGGCGACCCCAAAAACACCGGTAACCTGATGTCCATCGAAGAGGCACATACCCTTTTGCATGAATGGGTACCCAACGAAAGACTGCGCCTCCATATGTACCAGGTGGCCGCCATCATGAAGGCCTGGGCCATAGAAAAAGAAGGTGCCGATGAAAAAACGGCGCTCAAATGGGAACTGGCGGGCTTGCTGCACGATGCCGACTGGGAAAAATTTCCGGATGATCATTGCCGTATCATCATTGAAGAACTGGAGCGACGCAACCAGGACCCCGACCTGATCCATTGCATTGCCTCGCATGGCCCCAGTTATTTTGGAGTGGAACCAGAGAACAAGATGGACAAGATGATCTATATGTTTGATGAACTAAGCGGACTTATACACGCCTATAGCCTGATGCGCCCGGGAGGCTATGAGGGCATGGATGTAAAAGGGGTAAAGAAAAGATTAAAGGAAAAGAGCTTTGCCGCCAACGTAAACCGCGATGATATCAATGATGCCGCTTCGCGGATAGATACCCCACTGGATGATATCATCAACTTCATTATCCCGGTCCAGTCAACCGTTAAGTAA
- a CDS encoding MFS transporter codes for MQKPPLSTRFLPYFSISLVRLLMPVTKPRLSFGQIWNMSFGFLGIQYSFGLQQSAVNPIYSFLGANPDDLPILNLAGPMTGLLIQPIIGAMSDKTWSPRWGRRKPYFLIGAIMCSLALFLFPFSRTLWMAAGLLWILDAGNNTAMEPYRAFVADKLPKEQFGTGFMMQSFFTGLGITLANVCLYFFEKKNLIPGKSAAGIPYWVYIAFFIGAFTSITTVLWSMSKTPEIPPTAEEWEKLKAHPRGLAAPFKEIIAAIGDMPKVMWQLAAVYLFQWYAMFCYWQFVSHSVAETAWHTTSKANPELYGQAAGHASLMNASYNVVTFLSAFALAWYARKVGPKWVHAGSVALAGLGLLLLPHIHDKNLMFIPMIGLGIGWASMMGVPYLLVVDQIPKERYGVYMGIINMMIVVPMLLQTLSFGFIYKNIIGNHAPYAILFAGGCLMVAAVLTLLIKTGKPSADMEAPAMVGGH; via the coding sequence TTGCAAAAACCCCCTCTTTCTACCCGCTTCCTGCCGTACTTTTCCATTTCATTAGTACGATTGCTTATGCCTGTTACCAAACCGCGTCTGAGCTTTGGCCAGATCTGGAATATGAGCTTTGGGTTCCTCGGCATCCAATATTCCTTTGGATTGCAACAGTCCGCGGTAAACCCAATCTATTCCTTTCTTGGCGCAAACCCGGATGACCTCCCGATCCTTAACCTGGCAGGTCCCATGACCGGTTTACTCATACAGCCCATTATCGGGGCCATGAGTGATAAAACCTGGAGCCCACGCTGGGGGCGCAGAAAGCCCTACTTCCTGATTGGGGCCATCATGTGCAGTCTCGCCCTCTTCCTGTTTCCTTTTAGCCGCACCCTTTGGATGGCAGCCGGACTACTTTGGATACTCGACGCGGGTAATAACACGGCCATGGAACCCTATCGGGCCTTTGTGGCAGATAAACTTCCCAAGGAACAATTCGGGACCGGCTTTATGATGCAAAGCTTTTTTACCGGACTGGGTATCACCCTCGCGAATGTCTGTCTCTACTTTTTTGAAAAAAAGAACCTGATTCCCGGTAAATCCGCGGCAGGTATACCCTATTGGGTTTATATCGCTTTTTTCATCGGGGCTTTTACTTCGATTACCACGGTGCTTTGGTCAATGAGCAAGACCCCCGAGATTCCCCCCACCGCTGAAGAATGGGAAAAATTAAAAGCGCACCCCAGGGGTTTGGCAGCTCCCTTTAAAGAGATCATAGCGGCAATCGGCGACATGCCCAAAGTGATGTGGCAGTTGGCAGCGGTCTATCTGTTTCAATGGTATGCCATGTTTTGCTACTGGCAATTTGTTTCGCATAGCGTAGCGGAGACTGCCTGGCATACCACATCCAAAGCAAACCCTGAGCTCTATGGACAGGCTGCTGGTCATGCCAGTCTGATGAATGCATCTTATAATGTAGTAACATTTTTAAGCGCCTTTGCCCTGGCCTGGTATGCACGCAAAGTGGGCCCCAAATGGGTGCATGCAGGCAGTGTGGCCCTGGCAGGGTTGGGATTATTATTGCTTCCCCATATCCACGATAAGAACCTGATGTTCATCCCCATGATCGGTTTGGGAATTGGATGGGCCAGCATGATGGGTGTACCTTATTTATTAGTGGTGGATCAGATACCCAAAGAAAGATATGGGGTATATATGGGTATTATAAATATGATGATCGTGGTCCCTATGTTATTGCAAACCCTGAGCTTTGGTTTCATTTATAAAAATATCATAGGCAACCATGCCCCCTATGCCATTCTCTTTGCCGGAGGTTGTCTGATGGTAGCCGCCGTACTTACCTTACTGATTAAAACAGGGAAACCTTCTGCCGATATGGAGGCACCAGCGATGGTTGGAGGACATTAA